The Cynocephalus volans isolate mCynVol1 chromosome 2, mCynVol1.pri, whole genome shotgun sequence genome window below encodes:
- the PURA gene encoding transcriptional activator protein Pur-alpha, which produces MADRDSGSEQGGAALGSGGSLGHPGSGSGSGGGGGGGGGGGGSGGGGGGAPGGLQHETQELASKRVDIQNKRFYLDVKQNAKGRFLKIAEVGAGGNKSRLTLSMSVAVEFRDYLGDFIEHYAQLGPSQPPDLAQAQDEPRRALKSEFLVRENRKYYMDLKENQRGRFLRIRQTVNRGPGLGSTQGQTIALPAQGLIEFRDALAKLIDDYGVEEEPAELPEGTSLTVDNKRFFFDVGSNKYGVFMRVSEVKPTYRNSITVPYKVWAKFGHTFCKYSEEMKKIQEKQREKRAACEQLHQQQQQQQEETAAATLLLQGEEEGEED; this is translated from the coding sequence ATGGCGGACCGAGACAGCGGCAGCGAGCAGGGTGGTGCGGCGCTGGGCTCGGGCGGCTCCCTGGGGCACCCGGGCTCGGGCTCAGGCTCCGGCGGGGGCGGTGgtggcggcgggggcggcggcggcagtggcggcggcggcggaggggcCCCGGGGGGGCTGCAGCACGAGACGCAGGAGCTGGCCTCCAAACGGGTGGACATCCAGAACAAGCGCTTTTACCTGGACGTGAAGCAGAACGCCAAGGGTCGCTTCTTGAAGATCGCTGAGGTGGGCGCGGGCGGCAACAAGAGCCGCCTCACTCTCTCTATGTCAGTGGCCGTGGAGTTCCGCGACTACCTGGGCGACTTCATCGAGCACTACGCGCAGCTGGGCCCCAGCCAGCCGCCCGACCTGGCCCAGGCGCAGGACGAGCCGCGCCGGGCGCTCAAGAGCGAGTTCCTGGTGCGCGAGAACCGCAAGTACTACATGGATCTCAAGGAGAACCAGCGTGGCCGCTTCCTGCGCATCCGCCAGACGGTCAACCGGGGGCCCGGCCTGGGCTCCACGCAGGGCCAGACCATTGCGCTGCCCGCGCAGGGGCTCATCGAGTTCCGTGACGCTCTGGCCAAGCTCATCGACGACTATGGAGTGGAGGAGGAGCCGGCCGAGCTGCCCGAGGGCACCTCCTTGACTGTGGACAACAAGCGCTTCTTTTTTGACGTGGGCTCCAACAAGTATGGTGTGTTTATGCGAGTGAGCGAGGTGAAGCCCACCTACCGCAACTCCATCACCGTGCCCTACAAGGTGTGGGCCAAGTTTGGACATACCTTCTGCAAGTACTCGGAGGAGATGAAGAAGATTCaagagaagcagagggagaagCGGGCTGCTTGTGAGCAActccaccagcagcagcagcagcagcaggaggagacCGCCGCTGCGACTCTGCTACTGCAGGGTGAggaagagggggaagaagatTGA